One region of Alosa sapidissima isolate fAloSap1 chromosome 1, fAloSap1.pri, whole genome shotgun sequence genomic DNA includes:
- the dsg2l gene encoding desmoglein-2, which produces MAHATSVIRLIVPVLILILQVQGYDRGLQKLQRQKREWIIPPKKLMENTDYTKKEYISKIRSDEETRTSIRYYLEGKGATETPVNLFTVNPENGYVRINGILDREETSSYYLKGVAKFTDGTRAEKDIDLVIEVLDQNDCPPVFSFEASQTTGEISEASAIATYVMKVSATDADMPNTPYSQIAYTIVEQSPAGGSMFYINQETGGIYVKLKTLDRETHDTYTLTIKGTDMNGGAGGLSGTGKVVIKILDVNDNIPTLEKNFYEAKVMENTVNVTVLKIQAVDLDLIHTDNWLAVYTIVSGNEAGYFSITTDTQTNEGILVLNKPLNYEELKEVNLRVAVSNKAEYHSSTITQSKTYPIKIHVQNEPEGPHFRPQIKVVTVSEDRTTINLNEVITTYKAIDSDTLMFATNVIYAKGEDRDNWITIDQNTAEIRLNKFPDRESKHLVNGTYYAKIICITKDSTEKTATGTIAIQVKDFNDHCPTLTNTTQTVCFQDNVVYATPVDRDSFPNGAPFEFKVMSSTKEQWTVERLNDTTVILRPKETLWPGFYKVFLQIEDQQGKYCAADGQVLNMEVCSCAAGTKLCLPRNERGPTAVLGPAGILLLLLGLLLLFLLLLLLLFCLCGGAGAVPDGFIPMPWGAKEHLIAYHTEGQGEDKGVPLVTIPTEVDGGHIPAIDGGGKGFATGLGLHVDKGITNNVYNKQKWISTVGTGGGGFEYGYGIQQHEHRYEGVSSKTGAFEGIALSEGFLQQYYSQKAHCIHDQHSPKDALLISNYEGQESPSGSIGCCSLLEDDQDLDFLSDLGPKFKTLADLCGGAALEVGSSMVTVTAPQPSAVHVANVDISGDISRSINAARTESTSLATSSTLIQGSTLSSTRPATTNVQLQENLVVPTQTLLIQQPTLYYAAAPPMYVVDPQPHPTLVVGSAVNVGENLIMVERKAATTGSAQLQGVRQGVLGVENLHGAQSLVLLEGRASAAGDPQQIIGTLGKRQVVMVETSGQGMKSGSVNRIGHGESYTSGNVSLSGTAMSAGSGRLQYTGSGGPIQVLPYQGHPSQSVDVRGQSASVNVPLEAMHEGTHKVVVQERVSVTEKNIQSSSTA; this is translated from the exons ATGGCTCACGCAACGTCAGTTATACGACTTATTGTGCCCGTTCTGATACTG ATTTTACAAGTCCAGGGGTATGACAGAGGACTACAGAAGCTTCAGAGGCAGAAGAGAGAATGGATCATTCCTCCCAAGAAATTGATGGAGAATACGGACTATACTAAGAAGGAATACATATCAAAA ATTCGTTCTGATGAAGAGACACGAACCAGCATACGTTACTATCTCGAAGGCAAGGGAGCAACTGAAACTCCAGTGAACCTTTTCACAGTGAATCCTGAAAATGGCTATGTCAGGATCAATGGAATTCTGGACCGGGAGGAGACATCTTCTTACTAT ttgaaGGGAGTGGCAAAGTTCACAGATGGGACACGAGCAGAGAAAGACATTGATCTGGTAATAGAGGTTCTAGACCAAAATGACTGTCCACCTGTGTTCTCTTTTGAAGCATCTCAAACTACTGGTGAAATTAGTGAAGCAAGTGCAATTG CTACATATGTGATGAAAGTCAGCGCCACAGATGCAGACATGCCCAacactccttactcacagataGCCTACACCATTGTTGAGCAAAGCCCTGCAGGGGGCAGCATGTTCTACATCAACCAGGAAACAGGAGGGATCTATGTCAAGCTGAAAACTCTGGACAGGGAG AcccatgacacatacacactgacaatCAAAGGAACTGACATGAATGGAGGTGCAGGAGGGCTCTCGGGGACGGGAAAAGTTGTTATCAAGATTCTGGATGTAAACGACAACATTCCAACTCTGGAAAAGAACTTT TACGAGGCCAAAGTAATGGAGAACACAGTCAACGTGACAGTGTTGAAGATCCAAGCAGTAGATCTCGATTTAATTCATACCGATAACTGGCTGGCTGTGTACACCATTGTCTCTGGAAATGAAGCAGGATACTTCAGCATCACTACAGACACCCAGACAAATGAGGGCATACTGGTGTTGAATAAG CCCTTAAACTATGAAGAACTGAAAGAGGTCAACCTGCGGGTGGCTGTTTCCAACAAAGCGGAGTACCACTCCTCCACCATCACTCAGTCCAAGACTTACCCCATCAAGATCCATGTCCAAAATGAGCCGGAAGGCCCTCACTTCCGACCTCAAATCAAAGTAGTGACAGTCTCAGAGGACAGAACCACCATTAATTTAAATGAGGTCATCACTACCTACAAGGCCATTGATAGTGACACACTGATGTTTGCCACCAATGTCAT TTATGCCAAAGGAGAAGATAGGGACAACTGGATAACTATAGATCAAAACACTGCTGAAATCAGACTAAACAAATTTCCTGACCGAGAATCCAAGCACCTGGTTAATGGAACATACTATGCCAAAATCATTTGTATCACAAAAG ATAGCACAGAGAAAACAGCCACAGGAACCATCGCCATTCAGGTTAAGGACTTCAATGACCATTGCCCAACGTTGACCAACACGACCCAGACTGTGTGCTTTCAGGATAATGTGGTGTATGCCACACCCGTGGATAGGGATTCCTTTCCCAATGGAGCACCGTTTGAATTTAAAGTCATGTCCAGCACAAAAGAACAGTGGACTGTAGAGCGCCTGAATG ACACCACAGTGATCTTGCGACCCAAAGAGACTTTGTGGCCAGGCTTTTACAAGGTTTTCCTGCAGATCGAAGACCAGCAGGGAAAATACTGTGCAGCTGATGGCCAGGTGTTAAACATGGAGGTGTGCAGCTGTGCCGCTGGCACCAAGTTGTGCCTGCCACGAAATGAAAGGGGGCCCACTGCCGTCCTGGGACCCGCTGGcatcctcttgctcctcctggGACTCCTACTGCTCTTCT TGCTGCTCCTCCTGCTGTTGTTCTGCCTGTGCGGTGGTGCCGGAGCGGTACCCGATGGTTTTATCCCCATGCCCTGGGGAGCCAAAGAACACCTCATCGCTTATCACACTGAGGGCCAAGGGGAAGACAAG GGAGTGCCTCTGGTGACCATACCAACAGAAGTGGATGGTGGCCACATTCCGGCCATTGATGGAGGCGGAAAAGGTTTTGCCACCGGTCTTGGCCTTCATGTAGACAAAGGAATTACTAATAATGTGTATAACAAGCAGAAGTGGATTTCAACAGTGGGCACTGGTGGAGGAGGATTTGAGTATGGGTATGGGATTCAGCAACATGAACACAGATATGAGGGGGTGTCCAGCAAAACGGGTGCATTTGAAGGCATTGCATTATCGGAGGGGTTTCTTCAGCAATATTATTCACAA AAAGCCCACTGCATTCATGATCAGCATTCTCCAAAAGATGCTCTGCTCATCTCTAATTATGAAGGCCAGGAGTCTCCATCGGGCTCAATAGGCTGCTGTAGTCTCCTCGAGGATGACCAGGACCTGGACTTCCTCAGTGACCTCGGGCCTAAATTTAAGACTCTGGCTGACCTCTGCGGTGGAGCGGCACTTGAAGTCGGGTCTAGTATGGTGACGGTCACAGCTCCTCAGCCTTCAGCAGTGCACGTGGCGAACGTTGATATCAGCGGGGATATCTCACGGAGCATTAATGCTGCTAGAACCGAGTCCACCAGCCTGGCCACTTCATCCACCCTGATCCAAGGAAGCACACTCTCGTCAACCCGTCCAGCCACCACCAATGTGCAGCTTCAAGAGAACTTAGTCGTTCCAACCCAGACACTGCTCATCCAGCAGCCAACTCTCTACTATGCTGCTGCCCCACCTATGTACGTGGTGGACCCACAGCCCCATCCAACCCTGGTCGTAGGTTCTGCTGTCAATGTGGGTGAAAACCTGATCATGGTCGAGAGAAAGGCCGCCACAACAGGATCTGCCCAGCTCCAGGGTGTGCGTCAGGGGGTGCTCGGGGTGGAGAACCTGCACGGAGCCCAGAGCCTGGTTCTACTGGAGGGCAGGGCTTCTGCGGCTGGTGACCCTCAGCAGATTATTGGCACGTTGGGGAAAAGGCAAGTGGTCATGGTCGAGACAAGTGGTCAAGGAATGAAGAGCGGCTCTGTGAATCGAATCGGTCATGGTGAGAGTTACACTTCTGGTAATGTCTCACTCTCAGGGACAGCAATGAGTGCTGGGAGCGGGAGGCTGCAGTATACAGGCAGTGGAGGTCCGATTCAGGTGCTGCCATACCAAGGCCATCCCAGTCAGAGTGTAGACGTGAGAGGCCAAAGTGCCTCCGTGAATGTTCCACTGGAGGCTATGCACGAAGGCACCCACAAAGTGGTTGTCCAGGAGAGGGTGTCAGTCACTGAGAAAAATATCCAATCCAGTAGTACAGCATAA